Genomic window (Aquimarina sp. BL5):
CTGCTCGAGAGCGGGTGGCCTATTTTCTGGATGAAGGATCTTTTGAAGAAATAGGTATTCTGGTTACCCATAGAACGACCGACTTCGGAATGGAGAAAGAAATCTATTATGGAGATGGAGTTGTAACAGGTTACGGAACTGTTAACGGACGGTTGGTGTATGTTTTCGCACAGGATTTCACTGTTTTCGGAGGAGCTTTATCAGAAACGCACGCAGAGAAAATCTGTAAAGTAATGGATCTAGCAGTCAATGTTGGAGCGCCCATTATTGGATTAAATGATTCTGGTGGCGCCAGAATCCAGGAAGGCGTGAGATCATTAGGTGGATATGCAGATATTTTTCATAAAAATGTTCAAGCATCAGGTGTTATTCCCCAAATTTCTGCTATTATGGGACCTTGTGCCGGTGGTGCGGTGTATTCTCCTGCTATAACGGATTTTACTATTATGGTAGAAGACACTAGCTATATGTTTGTAACCGGACCTAATGTCGTTAAAACCGTTACTAATGAAGAAGTAACATCGGAAGAACTAGGAGGTGCTAGCACACATTCATCTAAATCGGGAGTTGCTCATATCACTTCATCTAATGATATAGAATGTCTGGAAGATGTGAAAAAATTATTAAGCTACCTACCTCAAAACAACCAAGAAACTCCTAAAAACATCTCTTATTCCTTAACAGATGAGAAAAGAGATATTCTTTCGGATATCATTCCTGATAACCCCAACAAACCGTATGATATGCATGAGGTAATTGGTGGGATTATCGATGAAGATTCGTTTTATGAAATTCATAAAAACTACGCAGAGAATATCATCGTAGGTTTTGCAAGACTTGGAGGAAGAAGTGTTGGTATTGTCGCCAATCAACCTATGTTCTTAGCAGGAGTATTAGATGTAAATAGTTCTAAAAAAGCAGCACGTTTTACACGTTTTTGTGACTGTTTCAATATTCCATTATTAGTATTAGTGGATGTTCCTGGATTCTTACCTGGTACAGATCAGGAATGGAATGGTATAATCGTTCATGGTGCTAAATTATTATATGCCTTGAGCGAAGCTACAGTCCCAAAAGTAACAGTGATTACTCGTAAAGCATATGGTGGTGCTTATGATGTAATGAACTCTAAACACATTGGAGCGGATCTTAATTTTGCTTGGCCTACAGCCGAAATTGCAGTTATGGGAGCTAAAGGTGCTAGTGAAATAATCTTTAGAAAAGAAATTAAAGCTGCTGACGATCCTGCTGCTAAACTCGCTGAAAAAGAAGGTGAGTACGCAGATAAATTTGCCAATCCATATCGAGCTGCACAGCGTGGCTTTATTGATGAAGTAATCTTACCAGAAGATACACGAAGAAAACTCATTAAAGGATTTAGCATGTTAGAAAAGAAATCTATTGATCGCCCGAAAAGAAAACACGGTAATATTCCATTATAATAGGGTTCATCAAAAACATATAAGGCTTTTTTGATATTAAGATACAACCCATTTCGTTTCTGAAATGTAAAAGCAATAACTTAAAACCATATACAAAACCCAGATGTAAGAATCATACGTCTGGGTTTTAAAATATTTAATAACCTCTTTCTTAATTTATGGACAAAGAGGAACACTACCGTCTCTGCATAATTCCCCTTCTCGAACTTCATATGTAAAAGGGAAATTTTCAATACACACGAATCTGTCGCCCGAATGCATACCGCCATTAATCGATTTAAGGTCTGATTTTTTTTAATACTGCTCCGATTTCTTTTAGGTTTTTCATAAGAGTAAATTTAATTAAAATAATATGGTCCTTAATCATTTAAAGACATTCAAAGATTATGTCTTCGCTTTATAGGTAATACTATATAAGCAGTAAGCTCTAATATATATGTCAAAGTTGAAAATTCCCCTAATAACATTGTTAATTAACGTTACTTTAGTAGTGCATTTTAATATGTTTAACGCTAATAAAAACAAAGTATTATGGCAATACGTTTTATCATAACAACAATCGAGT
Coding sequences:
- a CDS encoding acyl-CoA carboxylase subunit beta, with the translated sequence MNPKIKALQEKIDQAHLGGGEQRIEKQHQKKKLTARERVAYFLDEGSFEEIGILVTHRTTDFGMEKEIYYGDGVVTGYGTVNGRLVYVFAQDFTVFGGALSETHAEKICKVMDLAVNVGAPIIGLNDSGGARIQEGVRSLGGYADIFHKNVQASGVIPQISAIMGPCAGGAVYSPAITDFTIMVEDTSYMFVTGPNVVKTVTNEEVTSEELGGASTHSSKSGVAHITSSNDIECLEDVKKLLSYLPQNNQETPKNISYSLTDEKRDILSDIIPDNPNKPYDMHEVIGGIIDEDSFYEIHKNYAENIIVGFARLGGRSVGIVANQPMFLAGVLDVNSSKKAARFTRFCDCFNIPLLVLVDVPGFLPGTDQEWNGIIVHGAKLLYALSEATVPKVTVITRKAYGGAYDVMNSKHIGADLNFAWPTAEIAVMGAKGASEIIFRKEIKAADDPAAKLAEKEGEYADKFANPYRAAQRGFIDEVILPEDTRRKLIKGFSMLEKKSIDRPKRKHGNIPL